CGCAAGCGTCCGATAAGGACGTGCGGATAATTATCGGAAAGGAACGCGAAAGCTACGAGCCTGAACTCAACTACACAGGATTTGAGCAAAAGCGTTCAGCCAATATTCACAGTGTGAATGTTGGGTGACGGTGAGCTTACCTTCATCACTCCACAAAATCATTTAGATTTACAAGCACAAAAACACCCTAGATGGATAACCATCTAGGGTGTTTCGTTTGTTTATGCGGCCGGCGGGACTTGAACCCGCACAGGTATACACCCACTGCCCCCTCAAGACAGCGCGTCTGCCATTCCGCCACGACCGCAGAACTATTTCAGTTTATCAAATGTTTAGCGGAATTTCAATCTAAAAGGATTAATTTTCCACGACATTTTCCACATACGTAGCGGTTCGTGTTCATCTTGCGCATTCTAGGGTAGCGGTGATGGCACGATGTACATTCGTAAATGAAGTTCGGCTCTCTCATTCGTTCGACAAAGCGACTGCCGCCCACTTGATGAAGGAGTTGTTTAAAGTCCTGGTCTCGGTGACGGTAGCCACGACCCATTTGATGAAGATGATAATGGCAAAGCTCATGTTTGATAACACCAATAAGTGCTTCGATTCCGAGTTTGTCTTCTATATTTGGATTTATCTCGATATTTCCCGTCTTCAGAAGATAACGACCACCGCTAGAACGTAGACGATTGTTATAAGTGATTTTGTGCGTGAATTCGCGGTGAAAAGACGTGCGCGAAATCTCCTCGGTTAAGTTTTGTAATTCGTGTTCGTTCATAATTGCCTCCGACCTTAGTGTAACATTCTTTGCACCTTTAGAAAACAAGATAAACTTTGACCTTTCCGCACCAGACGGGTAAAATAGGAGGGTATAAGATTTTCAATCTGGAGGAAACTAAATGAAAATTGTTGTTGTCGGTGGGGGGAAAGTCGGCGAAGTCATTTGCCAAGAACTCTCAACGGAAGAAAATGACATTGTATTGATTGATAAAAATCAAGATTTAATTGATCGACTCTTAAACAAATTCGATATAATGGGAATTTGTGGAAATGGTGCTAGTTACGACATTCTTGTAGAAGCAGGAGTGGAAAACTGTGATATCTTTATTTCCGTAACGGAAATGGATGAAATTAATATTATTGCGTCAATTCTTGCGAAAAAAATTGGAGCGGAATATACAGTTGCACGTGTGCGTAATCCTGAGTATTCACAACAATTACAACTCATTCGTGAAAGTTTAGGAATTTCATTACTGATTAACCCTGAGCTTTCGACAGCTCGTGATATCGCGAATAACTTTAATTATCCTTCTGCATTAAGTGTAGAAAATTTTGTTGGAAATCGTGTGAGCTTACTGGAATTAGAAATCAACGAAGGATCACGTCTTGCTGGATTATCTTTAAAAGAAGTGCGTAATCGTTTTGAATCCATCTTAATCTGTGTGATTCATCGTAACGAGCAAAGCTTTATTCCGGACGGAGATTCAACACTAGAAGCAGGAGATCATGTGTATATTACTGGAGCTTATCCTGACTTACGTAATTTCTTAAAATTAACAGGACAAGAAACGAAGAGTGTCTCTTCGGCCGTGATTGTTGGTGGTGGTCGTATCACCTATTACTTACTCAATATGTTGAAACAAACTAAAATCGATACGAAAGTGATTGAAGTGAATGAAGAGCGCAGTGAAACTTTAAGCTATGCATTTCCACATACAACAGTAATTCATGCTGACGGAACTGATCACGATGTATTAGAGGAACAACGCATTACAGAATATGATGTGTTTGTATCGATGACAGGGATTGATGAGGAAAACTTAATCCTTTCTGCATATGCAAAGCAACAAGGCGTCCAAAAGATTATTACGAAGATGAGTCGTCCAGCTCTTCTTAAAGTATTTAAAGGTTTTGACAGCCAATCAGTTGTGACTCCAAAACATATCGTAGCTAATGAAATTATTCAATTCGTTCGTTCACGTTCAAATACTCAAGGGTCAAATGTTGAAGCATTATACCGTTTAGCAGATAACCAAGTTGAAGCACTGCAATTCCGTGTTCAAAAGAATAGTGCGATTTGTGGCATTCCACTATCAGAACTCAAAACAAAATCAAATCTCTTGATTGCGTTTATAGTTCGTGGACAACAACTAATCTATCCTGCCGGAAATGATACCATTGAACCATTTGATAAGGTAATCGTCGTGACAACGGAAAAAGACTTTGACGACATTAACGACATTTTGGAATAGAGGTGTCGCAATGAATATAAAAACAGTTCGCTATTTTGTGGGAAAAATGCTTCAAGTTGAAGCAGCACTTTTAGCTTTACCACTAATTGTTAGCTTTATTTATCAAGAGTCACACACTCAAAAACTAGCTTATGCTGGTACGATTCTGATGCTGCTTGTGATTGGCTCTCTCTTAAGCTTTAAAAAACCTGAGCCGCTTAAAATTATGGCTCGGGACGGGGTTGTTACCGTTGCGTTGAGTTGGATTTTACTCTCTTTCTTTGGAGGATTACCTTTTGTCTTTACGGGGGAAATTCCTAATGTGGTAGATGCCTTCTTTGAAACAGCAAGTGGATTAACAACAACGGGTTCAAGCATTATTCCAGACCTTTCTGTATTAGCACATTCTTCATTATTTTGGAGAAGTTTCACTCACTTAGTCGGTGGGATGGGGGTACTGGTTTTTGCACTTGCGATTCTACCAAGTCATGGTTCTGAATCCGTGCAATTAATGCGTGCGGAAGTCCCTGGACCTGTGTTTGGAAAACTTGTTTCAAAATTAGCGCATACAGCGCAAATCTTATATATGATTTATTTAGCAATGACTTCCGTACTAGTGATTATTCTAGTCGTCTTCCAAGTACCACTCTTTGATGCATTGCTTCTAGCGTTTGGTACAGCTGGAACAGGTGGTTTCGGGATTAACAATGCTGGATTTAGTATTTACGCCAATCCTGCAGCTGTGGAATGGATTATCGGAGTAGGGATGATGCTCTTTGGAATCAACTTTAACTTGTACTACTTTATTCTTTTAGGCGCTGTTAAAGACGTTATCAAAGATGAAGAAATGCGTACGTATGTCGGAATCGTCCTTAGCTTTACGATGATTATCTTTACCGTATTGACGATTACTCAAACGGCTTTAGGAGTTCCAATTCGTAGCGTCTTCTTCACGGTATCGTCGATTATTACGACAACGGGATATTCAACGGTCGACTTTGGACTCTGGGGAGTATTCCCACATGCCTTGCTTCTTCTACTAATGTTTATTGGGGGATGCGCAGGGTCAACAGCAGGGGGGATTAAAGTTTCTCGTGTCATCGTGTACTTCAAGAGTGCGATTGCCGAATTAAAGCGCATGGGACAACCTCGCCGTGTCTTTGTTCCAACGATGAATGGAAAACCAATTGACAATAAGATGGAGAAGAGTATTGCCAACTACTTAATCGTCTATGTACTGTTCTTCCTCGTATTGTTACTCTGCGTTTCATTTGAAGCAGGCGATTTTACAACAGCCTTCTCAAGTGTAGCTGCAACCTTTAACAACATCGGGCCAGGGCTTGGTCAAGTTGGGCCTACAAGCAACTTCTCGATGTATTCGGATTTCAATACATTTGTCCTTTCAATTGGGATGATTGCAGGACGTTTGGAAATTTATCCAATCATTATGCTTTTCTCTCCAACAACTATGAAGGCATTTACTCGAAGACGTTAACAAATTCTTAAACAAATAGATAAAGAACTTTAAGGAAAGAGCACTCTTTTCTTAAAGTTCTTTTTGTATACTAGAGGTGTAACGAGTGAGTTACGATTTTGAATAAAGGAGGTTCATTCATGAAGAAATGGGTGAAAGGAACCGCAATCGTCCTTGCATTGATGGGATTATCCATGAAGAGTGCATATGCCATTGATACTACGACCATCAATGAAAAATGGGGCAAACCGACCGTTGTTTATGGCGGAGGATTAAATGAATCACAAATTAAACAGACATCAGAGTTATTAGGAATTAAAGATTCGAATACAGTGAAAACCGAAAAAGCAACTGGGCAAGATATGATTAAATATCTTGGAAGTGGAGATGGAAACACTTCTGTTATGATTTCTTCAGTGATGGTTCAAAAGAAAGATAAAGGAACTGGTGTGAAGGTTCGTATTAAGACTCCTGAAAACATCACCCTAGTGACAGCTGAGCAATATGCTAATGCGGCCATCACTGCTGGAGTAACTGATGCAGAAATTGAAGTAGCAGCAGTATCAAAGGTAACTGGAGAGTCCGCTTTAACAGGTGTATATAAAGCCTTCGAAGCAAACGGGATTCAGCTGGACGCCAAACGTACTGAAGTAGCTCAACAGGAATTAGAAGTGACGAATAAAATCGCGCAAGAGAATGCAAACCAAAAAGGATTCGATTCCTCAAAACTCGATAAAGCGATGATTGAAATCAAAAAAGAACTTGCAGAACTCAAACAAAAGCAAGGACAACTAGCAACTAAGGAAGATATCGAACGCATTATTAATAATGCCTTGAAGAATAATTCATTGCAAAATGTGATTTCTAAAGATCAAATTAATGCGTTAGTCGCTTTTGCACAAAACTACCAAAACACAAGTGCGATTGATTCCAAACAAGTATTAGAGCAATTAAATAGCTTGTCAAAATCAGTCGGCGAAAAGATTAACAGCTTAGTCGAACAAGCCAAAAACGAAGGATGGTTGGATAAAATTGCCCAATTTTTCACTTCCATCTTTGAAAGTATTAAAAATCTATTCAATCAACAATAGTAAAGTCAGATTGAATATTTTATAAACAAAAAGCAGTCGTACCAGAACCAACTAAGAACAGCTGTAAGTTCTTAGAATCCCCCTCTTTAGGTTCTTGGAAGGCTGTTTTTTGCTTTTCTTCTATATCACAATAAGGTCTTCACAATAAAAAAATAAATTAATGTTATAATTTTTTAAGAAGATAGCTCTTGTAAAAAGGAGGAGAGTGCAATGAAAGAATGGATAAAAAAGTATACCGTGTATATTGTTATTGCTATGATGTATTATTGCATTCCATTATATTTAGTGAAAGATACAGGAAGTGGTATCTTTCTACTATTGATGGTCATCCCTATATTTGTATTCCTTATTTCACTAGTCTTCGCTATAAAGAACGGATTTAGATGGTATTTTTCGATTGTTCTTGGACTCTTATGGATTCCGAATCTCTTTTTACTAAATGATTCTGCTACTATTTATATTTTGATGTATTCAGGTATCAGTTTTATAGGACAATTTGTTGGAATTGTATTAAAAAATAAAGTTAAAAAATAGATCTGGCTATCTCTGGTTATTCTTTTCTGTTTGTAATTTAAAATAAGATAAGATACTGCAAACCAATATCATGCTTTACATGCTCCCTTTAACACGAATATTCTAATAAGTGAAAAATAATGAATGAATTTGAGGTAAATAATAAAAAGGTGAGAAATTTTGTTGAATATACCTTTTGGATATGTTATATTTACCACAAATATGGGATAAATTTAAAGGAGTTTGTGGGATATGGAAGATAAATTTAAATTGGAATGGAAAGGTTTTTTTAAGACGTTAGTACCATTATGGTGGTTAGCAGGATTATTATGTGTAATCTTAGTTTCATATGT
This Granulicatella adiacens ATCC 49175 DNA region includes the following protein-coding sequences:
- the trkA gene encoding Trk system potassium transporter TrkA translates to MKIVVVGGGKVGEVICQELSTEENDIVLIDKNQDLIDRLLNKFDIMGICGNGASYDILVEAGVENCDIFISVTEMDEINIIASILAKKIGAEYTVARVRNPEYSQQLQLIRESLGISLLINPELSTARDIANNFNYPSALSVENFVGNRVSLLELEINEGSRLAGLSLKEVRNRFESILICVIHRNEQSFIPDGDSTLEAGDHVYITGAYPDLRNFLKLTGQETKSVSSAVIVGGGRITYYLLNMLKQTKIDTKVIEVNEERSETLSYAFPHTTVIHADGTDHDVLEEQRITEYDVFVSMTGIDEENLILSAYAKQQGVQKIITKMSRPALLKVFKGFDSQSVVTPKHIVANEIIQFVRSRSNTQGSNVEALYRLADNQVEALQFRVQKNSAICGIPLSELKTKSNLLIAFIVRGQQLIYPAGNDTIEPFDKVIVVTTEKDFDDINDILE
- a CDS encoding SprT family protein, yielding MNEHELQNLTEEISRTSFHREFTHKITYNNRLRSSGGRYLLKTGNIEINPNIEDKLGIEALIGVIKHELCHYHLHQMGRGYRHRDQDFKQLLHQVGGSRFVERMREPNFIYECTSCHHRYPRMRKMNTNRYVCGKCRGKLILLD
- a CDS encoding DUF1002 domain-containing protein, producing the protein MKKWVKGTAIVLALMGLSMKSAYAIDTTTINEKWGKPTVVYGGGLNESQIKQTSELLGIKDSNTVKTEKATGQDMIKYLGSGDGNTSVMISSVMVQKKDKGTGVKVRIKTPENITLVTAEQYANAAITAGVTDAEIEVAAVSKVTGESALTGVYKAFEANGIQLDAKRTEVAQQELEVTNKIAQENANQKGFDSSKLDKAMIEIKKELAELKQKQGQLATKEDIERIINNALKNNSLQNVISKDQINALVAFAQNYQNTSAIDSKQVLEQLNSLSKSVGEKINSLVEQAKNEGWLDKIAQFFTSIFESIKNLFNQQ
- a CDS encoding TrkH family potassium uptake protein; the protein is MNIKTVRYFVGKMLQVEAALLALPLIVSFIYQESHTQKLAYAGTILMLLVIGSLLSFKKPEPLKIMARDGVVTVALSWILLSFFGGLPFVFTGEIPNVVDAFFETASGLTTTGSSIIPDLSVLAHSSLFWRSFTHLVGGMGVLVFALAILPSHGSESVQLMRAEVPGPVFGKLVSKLAHTAQILYMIYLAMTSVLVIILVVFQVPLFDALLLAFGTAGTGGFGINNAGFSIYANPAAVEWIIGVGMMLFGINFNLYYFILLGAVKDVIKDEEMRTYVGIVLSFTMIIFTVLTITQTALGVPIRSVFFTVSSIITTTGYSTVDFGLWGVFPHALLLLLMFIGGCAGSTAGGIKVSRVIVYFKSAIAELKRMGQPRRVFVPTMNGKPIDNKMEKSIANYLIVYVLFFLVLLLCVSFEAGDFTTAFSSVAATFNNIGPGLGQVGPTSNFSMYSDFNTFVLSIGMIAGRLEIYPIIMLFSPTTMKAFTRRR